One window from the genome of Erwinia sorbitola encodes:
- a CDS encoding ABC transporter substrate-binding protein: MLKSLCTGLHSLSVCLCLLALVPQARAESPPGVLVVGQVAEPQSLDPQVATAANDSRILVNIYDGLVRNAPGSLSIEPALASRWEISPDGLRYTFHLREGVTFHDGTPFNADAVKFTFERMLNKQNPWYHTGPFPLSFFFSSIDTITTPDAQTVVFTLKQPFAPLLSNLATPAGLIVSPAAVKKYDKDVGRHPVGTGAFRFSEWQANQRVVLTGNKSYWDGAPKLEAVVFRPITDGNTRTAEMLSGGLDAMVEVPPDTVKTFADNPQFQMHQAVGPHVWFLLLNTKEKPFNDKRVRQAVNYAVNKQALVDNVLQGSAQVADGPIPSAFAWAANKEVSPYPYDPAKARALLKEAGAEGATLNFYVTEGGSGMLDPIPMATAIQADLKAVGLKVTIQTWEWNTYLAKVNAGLTPQTQMAEMAWMTNDPDTLPFLTLRRDAWPDKGGFNSGYYSNPEVDKLLDEARSSSDQQKRGALYRQVQGIVHDDAPWLFVANWQQNAVTTRQVQNFALQPNFNLILHQVSNP; encoded by the coding sequence ATGCTCAAATCGCTATGCACCGGGTTGCACTCTCTTTCAGTTTGCCTCTGTCTGCTGGCACTGGTACCGCAGGCCCGGGCGGAATCGCCCCCTGGCGTACTGGTGGTGGGGCAGGTTGCCGAACCGCAGTCTCTCGACCCGCAGGTGGCGACAGCGGCGAACGATTCGCGCATTCTGGTGAATATTTACGATGGCCTGGTGCGTAATGCCCCGGGTTCACTTTCGATTGAACCGGCCCTCGCCAGCCGCTGGGAGATCAGTCCTGACGGTCTGCGCTATACCTTCCACCTGCGTGAAGGGGTAACCTTCCACGACGGCACGCCGTTTAACGCTGATGCGGTAAAATTTACCTTTGAACGCATGCTTAATAAGCAAAATCCCTGGTATCACACCGGTCCGTTCCCGCTCAGTTTTTTCTTCTCCTCCATCGACACCATCACCACTCCGGATGCACAAACAGTGGTATTCACGCTAAAACAACCGTTCGCCCCGCTGCTATCGAACCTCGCCACGCCTGCCGGACTGATTGTCTCTCCCGCGGCGGTGAAGAAATATGATAAAGACGTGGGCCGCCATCCGGTCGGCACCGGTGCTTTTCGTTTTTCCGAGTGGCAGGCCAACCAGCGCGTGGTGCTGACCGGCAATAAAAGCTACTGGGATGGCGCACCAAAACTTGAAGCGGTGGTGTTCCGTCCGATTACCGACGGCAACACCCGCACCGCTGAGATGCTCTCTGGCGGTCTTGATGCGATGGTAGAAGTCCCGCCGGATACGGTAAAAACGTTTGCTGATAATCCGCAGTTTCAGATGCATCAGGCGGTGGGGCCGCACGTCTGGTTCCTGCTGCTGAACACCAAAGAGAAACCGTTTAATGATAAGCGCGTACGCCAGGCGGTGAACTACGCGGTTAATAAGCAGGCTCTGGTGGACAACGTTTTACAGGGATCGGCACAGGTGGCGGATGGCCCGATCCCCTCGGCGTTTGCATGGGCAGCCAATAAAGAGGTCAGTCCCTATCCTTATGATCCGGCGAAAGCCCGTGCGCTGTTAAAAGAGGCGGGAGCCGAAGGGGCCACGCTCAACTTCTACGTCACCGAAGGAGGATCCGGCATGCTCGATCCGATCCCGATGGCTACCGCCATACAGGCCGATCTGAAAGCCGTGGGCCTTAAGGTGACCATCCAGACCTGGGAGTGGAATACCTATCTGGCAAAAGTGAACGCCGGACTGACCCCGCAAACCCAGATGGCAGAGATGGCGTGGATGACCAACGATCCCGATACCCTGCCGTTTCTGACGCTGCGGCGCGATGCCTGGCCGGATAAAGGAGGCTTTAACTCCGGCTATTACAGTAATCCCGAGGTGGATAAGCTGCTGGATGAAGCACGCAGCAGCAGCGATCAGCAAAAACGCGGTGCGCTCTATCGTCAGGTGCAGGGAATTGTTCACGACGATGCGCCCTGGCTGTTTGTCGCTAACTGGCAGCAGAACGCGGTTACCACACGTCAGGTGCAGAACTTTGCCCTGCAACCTAACTTCAACCTGATCCTGCATCAGGTCAGCAACCCCTGA
- a CDS encoding ABC transporter permease: MWNYLLRRLLGIIPVIVGLSLIVFLLMAMIPGNPAQALLGAFATPENVARVSAELGLDKPLWQQYFIWVNNLLHGDFGRSYVLNRPVIDEVLERLSATLLLGGCALLLSVILGLLAGVTSAVRQFGWGDRLITLLVLIGISLPSFLIGLLMIMLFAVSLRWFPASGMFAIYGGGDALDLLHHLTLPAITLAIVATGVIARLTRTAMLEVLRQDYIRTARAKGVSERRVIWRHAFRVALVSVIPAIGIQAGFVLGGAVYIETVFQWPGLGAMLVKAVSTRDLLLVQGGVLVAAIAYVLINLLTDIVQACLDPRVKS, from the coding sequence ATGTGGAACTATCTATTGCGGCGACTGCTGGGCATTATCCCGGTGATTGTTGGCCTGTCGCTGATTGTGTTTTTGCTGATGGCGATGATCCCCGGCAATCCGGCTCAGGCGCTGTTGGGTGCCTTTGCCACGCCGGAGAATGTTGCACGCGTCAGCGCCGAACTGGGGCTGGATAAGCCGCTGTGGCAACAATATTTTATCTGGGTGAATAACCTGCTGCACGGCGACTTTGGCCGCTCCTACGTGCTCAATCGTCCGGTTATTGATGAAGTGCTGGAGCGTCTGAGCGCCACGCTGCTGCTGGGAGGCTGCGCACTTCTGCTGAGTGTCATCCTCGGCCTGCTGGCGGGCGTTACCTCGGCAGTACGCCAGTTTGGCTGGGGCGATCGGCTGATCACTCTGCTGGTGCTGATCGGTATTTCCCTGCCCTCATTTCTTATCGGACTGCTGATGATTATGCTGTTCGCCGTCAGCCTGCGCTGGTTTCCTGCTTCAGGTATGTTCGCCATCTACGGCGGCGGTGACGCGCTGGATCTGCTGCACCATCTGACGCTGCCCGCTATTACGCTGGCGATTGTTGCCACCGGAGTCATCGCCCGTCTGACGCGCACCGCAATGCTGGAAGTGCTGCGCCAGGATTATATCCGCACCGCCCGCGCCAAGGGCGTCAGCGAACGCCGGGTCATCTGGCGTCACGCCTTCCGCGTCGCGCTGGTGTCGGTAATACCTGCCATTGGCATTCAGGCCGGATTTGTGCTCGGCGGTGCGGTGTATATCGAAACCGTCTTCCAGTGGCCGGGGCTGGGGGCGATGCTGGTTAAAGCCGTCTCCACCCGCGATCTGCTGCTGGTACAGGGCGGCGTGCTGGTTGCCGCCATTGCCTATGTTTTGATCAACCTGCTGACTGATATCGTTCAGGCCTGCCTCGACCCGAGGGTAAAATCATGA
- a CDS encoding dipeptide/oligopeptide/nickel ABC transporter permease/ATP-binding protein — translation MTAPTSLPARRSGWSLLLHNRLAALGLLLLAITLTAACIAPLLPLPDPDATDLLQRLAPPLTPGHLLGTDALGRDMLSRLLWGSRVSVAVGLSATLLAAIFGTLIGLIAGYAAGRTDTILMRLIDMIMAFPYILLALAIVAVLGPGLLNALYAIALVNIPFFARNVRGLTLGLRKRDFIQAAQLSGKNHTQILLSEVLPNVLPLIVVTLSTTIGWMILETAGLSFLGLGTQPPDADLGSMLGQGRNQLFIAPHVALVPGVMIFLLVIGFNLLGDGVRDLLDPRLKSGALLRSQAMTTVDRSQIPPRTHPDALLEVTDLQVAFSRGGQRVPTVKGVSFHLHAGECLGLIGESGSGKSVSALAIMGLVASPPGVITGGSVWLGDEELLSLSASQLQQRRGVRVAYIFQDPLTSLHPQMRIGQQLVEAIQCHQPLNAAAARAKAIALLEDTGIQQAAERFDAWPHQLSGGQRQRVGIAIALANDPQVIIADEPTTALDVTVQARILALLNDLRHKRGLALLFITHDFAVVSEMCDRVAVMCHGEIVESGITAAVLQAPQHDYTRRLIASVPQRGQGRAFLQQIRQLHSREIS, via the coding sequence ATGACGGCCCCGACTTCTCTCCCTGCGCGCCGCTCCGGCTGGTCGCTGCTGTTACATAACCGTCTGGCCGCACTGGGATTGCTGCTGCTGGCGATCACCCTGACGGCAGCCTGTATTGCCCCACTGCTGCCGCTGCCGGATCCTGATGCCACCGACCTGCTGCAACGTCTGGCACCGCCGCTTACGCCGGGCCATCTGCTGGGTACCGATGCGCTGGGGCGCGATATGCTGTCGCGCCTGCTGTGGGGCTCGCGGGTTTCCGTCGCCGTTGGCCTCAGCGCTACCCTGCTGGCAGCGATTTTCGGCACGCTGATTGGCCTGATAGCCGGATATGCAGCCGGACGCACCGACACCATCCTGATGCGCCTGATCGATATGATTATGGCCTTCCCCTATATTCTGCTGGCGCTGGCGATTGTGGCGGTGCTCGGGCCGGGGCTGCTCAATGCTCTGTATGCTATTGCGCTGGTCAATATTCCTTTCTTTGCGCGCAACGTACGCGGCCTGACGCTGGGCCTGCGCAAGCGAGATTTTATTCAGGCGGCGCAGCTGTCGGGTAAAAACCATACGCAGATTCTGTTAAGTGAAGTCCTGCCTAACGTACTGCCGCTGATTGTAGTGACGCTCTCCACCACGATTGGCTGGATGATCCTCGAAACCGCCGGGCTCTCTTTCCTCGGGCTGGGGACTCAGCCACCGGATGCTGATTTAGGCTCGATGCTCGGCCAGGGACGAAATCAGCTGTTTATCGCTCCGCATGTGGCACTGGTGCCTGGAGTGATGATTTTTCTACTGGTGATCGGCTTTAACCTCCTCGGAGATGGCGTGCGCGACCTGCTAGACCCGCGGCTGAAATCCGGCGCACTGCTGCGCTCGCAGGCGATGACCACGGTCGATCGCAGCCAGATCCCGCCCCGCACTCATCCTGATGCCCTGCTGGAAGTGACCGATCTTCAGGTGGCTTTCAGCCGTGGCGGGCAGCGGGTGCCGACGGTGAAAGGCGTCAGTTTCCATTTACATGCGGGGGAATGCCTCGGGCTGATTGGTGAAAGCGGATCCGGTAAAAGCGTAAGCGCACTGGCTATTATGGGGCTGGTGGCCTCGCCGCCTGGCGTGATCACCGGCGGCAGCGTCTGGCTGGGTGACGAAGAGCTGCTGTCACTCTCCGCCAGCCAGCTCCAGCAACGGCGCGGAGTGCGCGTGGCCTATATCTTCCAGGATCCGCTTACCTCACTACATCCGCAGATGCGCATCGGCCAGCAGCTGGTGGAGGCTATTCAGTGCCACCAGCCGCTGAACGCCGCCGCCGCCCGCGCTAAAGCCATTGCATTGCTGGAAGATACCGGAATTCAGCAGGCGGCAGAACGCTTTGATGCCTGGCCACATCAACTTTCCGGCGGCCAGCGCCAGCGCGTGGGAATTGCTATCGCGCTGGCCAACGATCCCCAGGTGATTATCGCCGATGAACCCACCACCGCGCTGGATGTCACGGTGCAGGCGCGTATTCTTGCTCTGCTGAACGATCTGCGCCACAAACGCGGGCTGGCGTTACTGTTTATCACCCATGATTTTGCCGTCGTCAGCGAAATGTGTGACCGGGTGGCCGTAATGTGTCACGGCGAAATTGTCGAAAGTGGCATCACTGCCGCCGTATTGCAGGCCCCGCAGCATGACTACACCCGGCGGCTGATTGCCAGCGTTCCGCAGCGCGGCCAGGGTCGGGCATTCCTGCAACAGATCCGTCAGCTACACTCGCGGGAGATCTCATGA
- a CDS encoding ATP-binding cassette domain-containing protein — MKKVIEVHNLKKTYQSQGGWWRRSTAVEAVKGISFELFQGETLAVVGESGSGKSTLARMLVGLESPTSGTLKIQGEEASVLAQRGVQALGKTIQYVFQDPVASLNPRKTIGQILRVPLQRLCGYRSSDCLPRMQQLLTAVNMPHDALNCYPHEFSGGQAQRLAIARALAAEAQILVLDEPVSALDVSVQAQVLLLLEDLKQQFALSYLFISHDLAVVESIADRVAVMNSGTIVECAATQTLFSAPEHDYSRQLLASAPVWQVTPPVVQPTF, encoded by the coding sequence ATGAAAAAAGTGATTGAAGTCCATAACCTGAAAAAAACCTATCAGAGTCAGGGAGGATGGTGGCGACGCAGTACCGCCGTTGAGGCGGTGAAAGGTATCAGCTTCGAGCTGTTCCAGGGAGAAACTCTTGCGGTGGTTGGTGAGAGCGGCAGCGGAAAAAGTACCCTGGCACGGATGCTGGTCGGCCTGGAATCCCCGACCTCTGGCACTCTGAAAATTCAGGGTGAAGAGGCCAGCGTCCTGGCGCAGCGTGGTGTGCAGGCATTGGGTAAAACCATCCAGTATGTATTTCAGGATCCGGTAGCATCATTGAACCCGCGTAAAACCATCGGGCAGATCCTCAGGGTACCGCTGCAGCGGCTGTGCGGATATCGCAGCAGCGACTGCCTGCCACGGATGCAACAATTACTGACAGCGGTGAATATGCCGCACGACGCCCTGAACTGCTATCCTCATGAGTTTTCCGGCGGTCAGGCGCAACGGCTGGCGATTGCCCGTGCACTGGCGGCAGAGGCACAGATCCTGGTGCTGGATGAACCAGTCAGCGCCCTCGACGTTTCGGTACAGGCACAGGTTCTGCTGTTGCTGGAGGATCTGAAACAGCAGTTCGCTCTGTCGTATCTGTTTATCAGCCACGATCTGGCGGTGGTAGAGTCAATTGCTGACCGCGTGGCGGTGATGAATTCTGGTACTATCGTTGAGTGCGCCGCCACACAAACGCTGTTCAGTGCGCCTGAGCATGATTACAGCCGCCAGCTACTGGCCAGCGCCCCGGTCTGGCAGGTCACACCGCCAGTCGTTCAGCCCACTTTCTGA
- a CDS encoding FadR/GntR family transcriptional regulator, whose protein sequence is MSSVSTPPEAVKRKRTDTIIDAIKQSIVDDNLLPGDRLPQEKDLMLRFAAGKSTVREALKALEAQGLIRTRTGPGGGAFIDSMPEARAMSLLSNYLFTRELSISHIYALRKTLEPQVAVSAIGQIDEAGFQRLHQLIRVYDHPPASEQERWDQRMAELDFHSVVASYSANPLLAFFCRFLQRLLKDLAVCKDIYQQPQPVDRRQGIEYQYQLIDALRRQDPTAVERIMRDHMQHAEQAMLALQATLEDRFLRDDS, encoded by the coding sequence ATGTCTTCAGTATCGACGCCCCCCGAGGCGGTAAAGCGTAAACGTACCGACACGATTATCGACGCGATTAAACAGAGCATTGTTGATGATAACCTGCTCCCCGGCGATCGACTGCCGCAGGAGAAAGATTTAATGCTGCGTTTCGCCGCAGGCAAAAGTACGGTGCGTGAAGCCCTGAAAGCGCTGGAAGCCCAGGGACTGATCCGTACGCGCACCGGCCCCGGTGGCGGCGCATTTATCGACAGTATGCCAGAGGCCCGCGCCATGAGCCTGCTGTCGAACTATCTGTTCACCCGTGAACTGAGCATCAGCCATATCTATGCGCTGCGTAAAACCCTCGAGCCGCAGGTGGCAGTCAGCGCCATAGGTCAGATTGATGAGGCGGGTTTTCAACGGCTGCATCAGCTGATTCGTGTATACGATCATCCCCCAGCCAGCGAGCAGGAGCGCTGGGATCAGCGCATGGCCGAGCTGGATTTTCACAGCGTGGTAGCCAGCTACTCAGCTAATCCGCTGCTGGCCTTCTTCTGCCGTTTTCTGCAACGCCTGCTAAAGGATCTGGCCGTGTGCAAAGATATATATCAGCAACCGCAGCCGGTTGACCGTCGTCAGGGGATTGAATATCAGTATCAGCTGATTGATGCGCTGCGCCGCCAGGATCCCACTGCCGTGGAGCGCATTATGCGTGACCATATGCAGCATGCCGAACAGGCGATGCTGGCCTTGCAGGCAACGCTGGAGGATCGTTTTTTGCGCGATGATAGCTGA
- a CDS encoding glycoside hydrolase family 15 protein has translation MNTIKRKIEDHGVIGDLRTCALIATDGSLDYFCWPNLDSPSVFSALLDSDDAGLFSLSPDWPDARRMQLYLPDTTLLQTRWLDDRGVVEVTDYMPVCQREDRQPRIIRRINVVHGRATINLRCAPVHDYARAETRATLHPGAVTFHAEGQPTLCLTGEAEFTLEGAAAVARFTLEEGESREFIFGGNEDPEREEDGTESCFDATLAFWRQWSAQSSYQGRWREMVNRSALTLKLLTSWQHGSIAAAATFGLPEEPGGERNWDYRAAWIRDASFSMYALMRLGYIDEAKNFTQWVGRCVENSHNEVEKLQVMYRIDSGTELHESELLNLSGYAGSTPVRIGNDAWHQSQLDIYGELMDAIYLANKYGEAISQRGWNHVSRMIDYVVEHWNETDAGIWEMRGEPQHFLHSRLMCWVALDRALRLGEKRSLSMPASRWAAARDAIRADIWENFWHKKGGHFVATRHGEFVDASMLLMPLVRFVGATDPDWLATLDVIKEKLVSDGMVRRYNVSETPADGLQGEEGAFAACSFWYVECLARAGRIDEAHFEFEKLLNYANHLGLYAEEFDSHGHPLGNTPQALTHLALISAAFFLDRKLSGKDPLWQP, from the coding sequence ATGAATACTATAAAACGAAAGATTGAAGACCACGGCGTCATTGGTGATTTGCGTACCTGTGCACTGATTGCTACTGACGGTTCACTCGACTATTTCTGCTGGCCCAACCTCGACAGCCCATCGGTATTCAGCGCCCTGCTTGACAGCGATGATGCCGGGTTGTTCAGCCTCAGCCCGGACTGGCCTGATGCCCGCCGTATGCAGCTCTACCTGCCTGATACCACCCTGCTGCAAACCCGCTGGCTGGACGATCGCGGTGTGGTGGAGGTGACCGATTATATGCCGGTCTGCCAGCGGGAAGATCGCCAGCCACGTATTATCCGCCGTATTAACGTGGTACATGGCCGCGCCACCATTAATCTGCGCTGCGCCCCGGTACACGACTACGCCCGTGCAGAAACCCGCGCCACCCTGCACCCCGGGGCGGTAACGTTTCATGCCGAAGGGCAGCCGACGCTCTGCCTGACGGGTGAGGCGGAGTTTACACTTGAGGGGGCCGCAGCCGTAGCGCGCTTTACTCTGGAGGAAGGGGAATCTCGCGAATTTATCTTCGGTGGCAATGAAGATCCGGAGCGCGAAGAAGATGGCACCGAAAGCTGCTTCGACGCCACTCTGGCATTCTGGCGGCAGTGGAGCGCTCAGAGCAGCTACCAGGGCCGCTGGCGGGAGATGGTGAACCGCTCGGCGCTGACGCTGAAGCTTCTCACCTCCTGGCAGCACGGTTCCATTGCCGCTGCCGCCACTTTTGGCCTGCCGGAAGAGCCGGGCGGCGAGCGCAACTGGGACTATCGCGCCGCGTGGATCCGCGATGCCTCTTTCAGCATGTATGCCCTGATGCGTCTTGGCTATATCGACGAAGCAAAAAACTTCACGCAGTGGGTGGGCCGCTGCGTAGAAAACAGCCATAACGAGGTTGAAAAACTTCAGGTAATGTACCGCATCGACAGTGGAACCGAGCTGCACGAAAGTGAGCTGCTCAACCTTTCTGGCTATGCCGGTTCGACCCCGGTACGCATCGGCAATGACGCCTGGCACCAGTCGCAGCTGGATATCTACGGTGAATTAATGGATGCCATCTATCTCGCTAATAAATATGGTGAGGCGATATCTCAGCGCGGCTGGAACCACGTCAGCAGGATGATTGACTATGTGGTTGAGCACTGGAATGAGACTGATGCAGGTATCTGGGAAATGCGCGGTGAGCCGCAGCATTTTCTTCATTCGCGTCTGATGTGCTGGGTGGCACTGGATCGCGCTTTGCGCCTGGGTGAAAAGCGCTCGCTCTCCATGCCCGCCTCACGCTGGGCCGCCGCGCGCGATGCCATCCGCGCTGATATTTGGGAAAACTTCTGGCATAAAAAAGGGGGGCATTTTGTGGCAACCCGCCACGGCGAATTCGTGGATGCCTCAATGCTGCTGATGCCGCTGGTGCGCTTTGTTGGTGCCACGGATCCTGACTGGCTGGCGACGCTGGATGTCATCAAAGAGAAACTGGTCAGCGACGGTATGGTACGACGTTACAACGTCAGTGAAACGCCAGCCGATGGCCTGCAGGGAGAAGAAGGCGCATTTGCCGCCTGCTCATTTTGGTACGTTGAGTGCCTCGCGCGGGCCGGGCGCATTGATGAAGCGCATTTTGAATTTGAGAAGCTGCTAAATTACGCCAACCACCTCGGCCTCTACGCGGAGGAGTTTGACAGTCATGGTCATCCGTTAGGAAATACCCCCCAGGCGCTGACCCATCTGGCACTGATCAGCGCGGCTTTCTTCCTCGACCGTAAACTGAGCGGTAAAGATCCGCTCTGGCAACCCTGA
- a CDS encoding L,D-transpeptidase family protein, whose protein sequence is MKKNIRALVTLILAVAAFSHSAFAVVYSLPAANSRLIGENLEITIPEDSKLPLEAFAAQYKMGLSNVMEANPGVDVYLPKAGSKLIIPQQLILPEAPREGIVINSAEMRLYYYPKGTKTVVVLPIGIGELGRDTPVNWTTTVQRKKDGPTWTPTKKMHEEYAARGESMPAVFPAGPDNPMGLYALYIGRLYAIHGTNANFGIGLRVSHGCVRLRADDIKWLFDNVPVGTRVQFIDQPVKATVEPDGSRYVEIHNPLSQTEEQFASREPVPLTLTAAVNKVVSDASVNTAVMEEALKARSGMPVKVNGTAESQPSAPVLVQEQEGAQPQETPTTPAITEGANAATPAATDAPATTDAQAAPEAPATADTAAPAIPALTQPGPIYSTTKP, encoded by the coding sequence ATGAAAAAGAACATCCGTGCGTTAGTCACCTTGATTCTGGCCGTTGCGGCTTTCAGCCACTCTGCCTTCGCAGTGGTTTACTCTCTTCCGGCCGCGAACAGCCGCCTGATTGGGGAAAACCTGGAAATTACCATCCCAGAAGATAGCAAACTTCCGCTGGAAGCTTTTGCTGCGCAGTACAAGATGGGCCTGAGCAACGTTATGGAAGCAAACCCAGGCGTTGACGTTTATCTGCCGAAAGCAGGCAGCAAGCTGATCATTCCTCAGCAGTTGATCCTGCCAGAAGCTCCGCGTGAAGGCATTGTGATCAATAGCGCGGAAATGCGTCTCTATTACTACCCGAAAGGCACCAAAACCGTGGTGGTTCTGCCAATCGGCATCGGTGAGCTGGGCAGAGATACGCCGGTTAACTGGACAACTACCGTTCAGCGTAAAAAAGATGGCCCGACCTGGACGCCAACCAAGAAGATGCATGAAGAGTACGCCGCACGCGGTGAATCTATGCCAGCAGTCTTCCCGGCTGGCCCGGATAACCCGATGGGCCTTTATGCACTGTATATCGGACGTCTGTACGCCATCCACGGTACCAACGCCAACTTTGGTATCGGTCTGCGCGTAAGCCACGGCTGTGTTCGTCTGCGTGCTGACGATATTAAATGGTTGTTCGATAATGTGCCGGTTGGCACGCGTGTTCAGTTTATTGATCAGCCAGTAAAAGCAACGGTAGAGCCGGACGGTTCGCGCTATGTTGAGATCCATAACCCGCTGTCACAGACTGAAGAGCAGTTTGCTTCCCGCGAACCGGTTCCGCTGACGCTGACGGCTGCGGTTAATAAGGTGGTTTCTGATGCCAGCGTGAATACCGCTGTGATGGAAGAAGCACTGAAAGCCCGTTCTGGTATGCCGGTCAAAGTGAACGGCACTGCGGAAAGCCAGCCTTCTGCCCCGGTACTGGTTCAGGAGCAGGAAGGTGCACAGCCACAGGAAACGCCAACAACACCGGCGATTACTGAAGGTGCAAACGCTGCGACGCCAGCGGCAACTGATGCTCCGGCAACCACCGATGCTCAAGCTGCCCCTGAAGCTCCGGCCACTGCCGATACTGCGGCACCTGCGATCCCGGCGCTGACTCAGCCAGGCCCGATCTACAGCACGACGAAGCCTTAA
- a CDS encoding MFS transporter, whose amino-acid sequence MSAIPALTNAQLNKRIISVVIFTFFCYLSIGLPLAVLPGYVHNQLGYSSFIAGLIISLQYFATLVSRPQAGRYADLLGPKKVVLVGLILCGASGLFTLFAVLMDASPLISLLLLAVGRVVLGFGESLTATGSILWGINVVGTVQSARVISWNGVATYLAMAMGAPLGVMLNTLFGIPGFAVLIMLMAAFGYWLATRRPAVQVEVGQRIPFTKVFGKIWLYGLCLGLGTVGFGTIATFITLYFSSHSWEGAAFSLTLFSIGFILMRLLFNNSIARYGAIRVSLVSFAIECAGLLLIWQASSIWMVDLGAFLTGSGFSLIFPALGVEAIRRVQPQNQGSALGLYSAFLDCGLGITGPVAGLLIGRWGVDAIYLAAAGVVLLAVAVMSGLLARGDR is encoded by the coding sequence ATGTCCGCTATTCCTGCTTTAACCAATGCCCAGCTGAACAAACGTATTATCTCTGTCGTAATATTTACCTTCTTTTGTTATCTGTCCATCGGCCTGCCGCTGGCTGTGCTGCCGGGCTACGTCCATAACCAGCTGGGCTACAGCTCCTTTATCGCCGGGCTGATTATCAGTTTGCAATATTTTGCCACCCTGGTCAGTCGGCCGCAGGCGGGGCGCTATGCCGATCTGCTGGGGCCAAAGAAAGTGGTGCTGGTGGGGCTGATCCTCTGCGGTGCCAGCGGCCTGTTTACGCTGTTTGCAGTACTGATGGATGCCTCGCCGCTGATCAGCCTGCTGCTGCTGGCGGTGGGACGAGTGGTGCTGGGCTTTGGTGAGAGCCTGACGGCCACCGGTTCGATTCTCTGGGGCATAAACGTGGTGGGCACCGTGCAGAGCGCACGCGTTATTTCGTGGAACGGGGTAGCCACCTATCTCGCGATGGCGATGGGTGCACCGCTTGGTGTGATGCTCAATACGCTGTTCGGTATCCCCGGCTTTGCCGTACTGATTATGCTGATGGCCGCCTTTGGCTACTGGCTGGCGACACGTCGCCCGGCGGTTCAGGTGGAAGTGGGGCAGCGCATTCCCTTTACCAAAGTGTTTGGCAAAATCTGGCTGTATGGCCTCTGCCTGGGATTAGGCACCGTCGGCTTCGGCACCATTGCCACCTTTATCACGCTCTATTTCTCCAGCCATAGCTGGGAGGGAGCGGCGTTCTCCCTGACTCTGTTCAGCATCGGTTTTATTCTGATGCGTCTGCTATTTAACAATAGCATCGCCCGCTACGGTGCCATCCGCGTTTCGCTGGTTTCTTTCGCTATCGAGTGCGCCGGACTGCTGCTGATCTGGCAGGCCAGTAGTATCTGGATGGTTGATCTCGGTGCATTTCTTACCGGCAGCGGTTTCTCGCTGATTTTCCCGGCCCTCGGGGTGGAGGCAATCCGCCGTGTACAGCCGCAGAATCAGGGTTCGGCGCTGGGGCTATATTCGGCTTTTCTTGACTGCGGGCTGGGCATTACCGGGCCGGTGGCCGGGCTGCTGATTGGGCGCTGGGGTGTTGATGCAATCTATCTGGCGGCGGCAGGAGTGGTACTGCTGGCGGTGGCGGTGATGTCAGGTTTGCTGGCAAGAGGGGACAGATAG